From Tachysurus fulvidraco isolate hzauxx_2018 chromosome 10, HZAU_PFXX_2.0, whole genome shotgun sequence, one genomic window encodes:
- the nuak1b gene encoding NUAK family SNF1-like kinase 1 isoform X2 has translation MERKVAIKSIKKEKIKDEQDMVHIRREIEIMSSLHHPHIISIYEVFENKDKIVIVMEYASKGELYDYISERRRLTERETRHFFRQIVSAVHYCHKNGVVHRDLKLENVLLDENCNIKIADFGLSNLYHKDKLLQTFCGSPLYASPEIVNGRPYRGPEVDSWALGVLLYTLVYGTMPFDGGDHKNLIRQISNGEYKEPTQSSDARGLIRWMLMVNPERRATVEDIANHWWVNWGWKNSVCDCESQRDMGSPMLARLIDWQSRTEPRVPKGARPEPLPLIRQRPKKSKKENDGGMPHCDEDDNLGLKRPKGILKTRPSEEQHSPSLEDIDLMPAIEGAKKEEGSPDGQEDEEPTFTAGLLAKMAPVLPKKGILKNKQQRESGYYSSPERSESSDLLSGSSITPLGASSPPKRAVGRKGILKRNGKYSTYSATPSVAALGEIPSGDSGLWRSQSRPSSIVGEDSSVLTNNSFSGAEWPQIGPRPNIRGCASAENILQLANFKGLQAAPALHGGKFGRGTHGSPGDNNSFSLLGDLDDVTQVYQQALDISSNLV, from the exons TATTTGAGAATAAGGACAAGATTGTGATCGTGATGGAGTACGCCAGTAAGGGGGAGTTGTATGACTACATCAGTGAGCGTCGGCGActtacagaaagagagacacgcCACTTCTTCAGGCAGATTGTGTCTGCAGTGCACTACTGCCATAAG aatGGTGTGGTACATAGGGATCTGAAACTGGAAAATGTGCTGCTGGATGAGAACTGTAATATAAAG ATTGCAGACTTTGGCTTGTCCAACCTGTACCATAAGGACAAGCTCTTACAGACGTTTTGTGGTAGCCCACTGTACGCATCACCAGAGATTGTCAATGGAAGGCCATATCGTGGCCCTGAG GTGGATAGCTGGGCACTTGGAGTTCTGCTCTATACTCTGGTCTATGGTACAATGCCATTTGATGGGGGAGACCACAAGAACCTCATCCGCCAAATCAGCAACGGTGAATACAAAGAACCGACCCAGTCATCAG ATGCTCGTGGTTTGATCCGTTGGATGCTGATGGTGAATCCTGAGCGGCGTGCTACAGTGGAGGACATTGCCAATCATTGGTGGGTGAACTGGGGTTGGAAGAACAGTGTCTGTGACTGTGAGAGCCAACGTGACATGGGGTCCCCCATGCTGGCTCGCCTTATCGACTGGCAGAGCCGCACTGAGCCACGAGTGCCCAAAGGAGCTCGGCCTGAACCACTTCCACTTATCCGTCAACGGCCTAAGAAAAGCAAGAAAGAGAATGATGGAGGGATGCCCCACTGTGATGAGGATGACAACCTGGGCCTTAAGCGACCAAAGGGAATACTGAAAACTCGGCCTTCTGAAGAGCAGCACTCACCCAGCCTGGAGGACATTGACCTGATGCCTGCCATTGAAGGTGCCAAAAAAGAGGAGGGGTCTCCAGATGGCCAAGAGGATGAGGAGCCTACATTCACAGCAGGGCTTCTGGCCAAGATGGCACCTGTTCTCCCAAAGAAGGGCATCCTGAAAAACAAGCAACAACGGGAATCAGGGTACTACTCGTCACCAGAGCGCAGTGAGTCCTCTGACCTGCTAAGCGGCAGCAGTATCACACCGCTTGGTGCCAGCTCACCACCAAAACGTGCAGTGGGAAGGAAGGGCATTCTGAAGCGCAATGGAAAGTACTCCACCTACAGTGCCACACCTTCTGTGGCTGCCCTCGGAGAGATTCCATCTGGTGATTCAGGTTTATGGCGTAGCCAGAGCAGGCCATCCAGCATTGTGGGGGAAGACAGCAGCGTACTGACCAACAACTCCTTCAGTGGGGCAGAGTGGCCCCAAATCGGCCCAAGGCCTAACATCCGAGGCTGTGCGTCAGCTGAGAATATACTCCAGCTTGCTAACTTTAAAGGGTTGCAGGCAGCTCCAGCTCTGCATGGAGGGAAGTTTGGTCGAGGGACGCATGGCTCACCTGGGGACAACAACAGCTTCTCCCTGCTGGGAGACCTGGATGATGTAACACAGGTATACCAGCAAGCCCTGGACATCAGCAGCAACCtggtgtag